Sequence from the SAR202 cluster bacterium genome:
GATTCTGCTGAAAAAATACAAATTAAAGTATATGAACAAAAAAGTGATTATTCTGAGATCAGTATTAAATCACAAAGTATGATCATTGTGGATGTAGACCCTTCAAATGAAATCCTTTCTATAATGGAAATGGTTAATATTCATAACCCTACACAATATACTATTGTCCCTGATTCTGAATCTGTGATGAGCTTGTTGAGATTCTCATTACCAGAACAATACTTCGATTTAGATATACAATCCAGTCTACCAATAGGGAATGCTATTGAGGTTAATAAAGGTTTTGGAATGACTAATCCAATCCCTCCAGGGACAAATGAGGTTATCTATTCATATCGAATTATTTATGATAAAAAACCATACCAAATCAACAGAAAAGTTTCTTATCCTATCGATAATTTATTAGTATTGATACCCGATGGTATTGGATCTATCAATAACTCTTCAAGTGCTTTTAAAGTACAAGGAATAGCTAATATTGGATCAAGAAATTATAACCAATATGAATTTGGAGATTTTAAGAATGCTGAGACCATAGATATCATTTTTGATGATTTACCATCAATAGGAATTTTTAAAAAACTAATTCAACATCTTGGCAATAATCCTTTGACATTTATTCCAATAGCTTTAGGTATTATAACAATAGCTGCTCTAATTATTTATGTGGTTCTATCAAGACACAAATCGCTATCAACAATGTCAGAAACTGATATACTTTCAATGATAGCCAACCTTGATAATACTTATCAAAATGGTGATATCAATGAAACTATTTATTTAAATAAAAGGGCTCACCTAAAAAACATACTTCTCGATAAAGCCTCTAAGAATTTATTGCCTGAAAATGAAATTTAATTTTTCACTAACACATATAATTTCTCTCATATTAATTGTTTTTTTCATCATAATAGTTGTATACATATTAGCCTACGGACTATCCAAAAGTTCTGGAAATACAGGAGCATTTGGTATAAATGAAACATATAACAAAATCGATCTAGATAATATACCCGTAACTGAATTTACAGTAACTGAACTAACGGGGGAAAAATCAAAACTAGACATATCTTCGAACGGTAAATCGGTTACCATGGTAGATTTTTGGAATTCATGGTGTCAGCAATGTATACAAGAAGCAGAAGAATTACAGCAATCTTATAAAAATTTATCTAATAAAAATATTCAATTTATAGGCGTTGCTATTTGGGACGATCTAGGTGCAATAAAGTCTCATATAAAAGAGTACGAAATAAGTTACCACAATGTAATTGATGAAGAAGGCATGGTCGCTATTGAGTTTGGTGTAACAGGTATACCTGAAAAATATTTCATTAATTCAAATGGGGAAATTATTATGAAAATTTTAGGACCAACTACATCTGAGCAGTTAGAATCTGTTATTTCAGAAATCATTCTAACAAATAATTCAATTTAACCAATAAACTTTAAAATGACCCCTAATTTAATTAAAAGATGTGGTATGATCTTTTTATTAGAATATAGGAGGTATATTAAATGGGAATATATAGGGATTCTCTACAACCATACCAGCCAGAAGGGCTTTTCAATATACTAACCAAAACTGCTCAAAAAATGCCCAATAAGGTAGCAATAGTTGATATCGACAGGTCATATACTTATTCGGAATTTGAAAACTACGTTAATCAATTCGCTAACACCTTACTGCAAATGGGAGTAACCAAAGGAGATCGCGTGGGTATACTATCTCCAAATTGTGCTGAATTCGAAATATCGTTCTTTGGTATTATAAAAAGTGGTGCTACAGTTACAACAATTAATTCTGGCTACAGAGAACTTGAAATCGCTCATCAACTAAATAATGCAGAAGCGACAATAGTTATTGTTCATGAAGAACTTACAGAACTTTTAGAATCCGCAAGAAGTGAAATACCTTCTATAAAAACTATTATTCCAATAACAAAAAATCGTTCTACCGAAAATTCATTTTGGGATTTAATTTCAAAAAATTCTAATGAAGCTCCAAATATTTCTATAGATCCATATAATGATCTCGCTGCGCTACCATACTCAAGTGGTACAACAGGACTAACTAAAGGTGTAATGCTAACTCATGCTAATCTTCATAGTAATGTCAGACAATTGATAGAAAGACCAAAGGAAGGATCTGCTGTCGATGAGAAAGATGTTGTCTTAGTGCATCTCCCTCTTTTTCATATTTATGGAATGAATGTTTTAATGTCAGGAACAATTGCTGTAGGTGGAACTCAGGTACTTATGGGGCGATTTGATATGGACTTATTCTTAGATATTATCGATAAACATAAAGTTACTTTTCTTTATACTGTTCCACCAATTGCTGTTGCTTTAAGTCAATACCCTTCAGTCAAGAACTTCAATATTAGTTCATTGCGAGCAGGGTTTATTGGAGCTGCCCCATTGTCCGGAGAATTACAATCACGATTATCTGAATTATTGCAGTTCCCAATAGCTCAAGGATACGGCTTGACGGAATCATCTCCAATTACAAATGTTGATTTTATTGAATCAGATCTTATCAGACCAGGTTCAATTGGTCCTGCTGTTTCAGATACTGAAGAAAAAGTAGTAGATGTTGATGATGAAAATATAGAAATGCCTTCGGGTGAAGTAGGGGAACTCTTGATTCGAGGTCCTCAAATAATGCAAGGATACTATAATAATCCAACAGCTACAGCTGAAACAATAACTAGCGACGGTTGGCTCAAAACCGGAGATATAGTAAAAATGGATAAAGATGGATATGTCTGGATATTGGATCGTAAAAAGGAATTGATCAAATATAAAGGCTTCCAGGTACCTCCAGCTGAGCTCGAGGGTATATTATTAGAGCATGATGCAGTTTCTGACGTTGCTGTCATTGGAAAATTAGATATGGAAGCTGGTGAAATCCCCAAAGCATTTGTCGTAACCAAACAAGGGCATGAAGTGAGTGAAGATGTCTTAATGGAATTTGTTGCCCAGAAAGTAGCAACCTTTAAGAGAATTCGAGAAATAGAGTTTATAGATACTATACCTAAAAACCCCTCAGGGAAATTACTACGAAGAGTATTAAAAGATCAGGAAAGATCAAATTCATAAAACAAGGAGAAGTTTGTTATGGGTTGGTCAATGCATCATAAAACAGGTCTGATTTATGAAGATAAAAGTAAATACTTTGACGGCTATACATTAATAACTGGAACAGGGGGAGGGCTATCTTCTGACTCTCTAGCAGTCCTAATTGATATGGAAGGTAATGTCATTCATTCTTGGCATTCTCAAAGAGGAATACGTTATGGACATCTTCTTGATAATGGGAACATGCTTTGTAGATTAAGACATCCTGAATATCTTGCGGGACATATCAGGCCAATGGGAGGATCGGGTAGAGGAATCATTGAAATAGACCCAAAAAGTAATGTTGTATGGGAATACTACAATGATTATTACCACCACGATCATTACAGATTAGAAGACGGCACAACAGCTGTTCTCACATGGGAAGAAGTAAGTGACGAAGTTAGATCAAAAATCAAAGGGGGAATAACACCTGATGATTATCCAGATCAATTATTTGGAGACTGTATAGAAATTATTGATAAGAGTGGGAATGTTTTATATAAATGGAATAGTTGGGAACATTTGGATTTTAACGAAGATGTAATATGCCCATTAGAAACCCGAAGGGAATGGACTCACGGAAATGCTATTGGGTATGGAGGCGAAGGGAAATTTCTTGTTAGCTACAGAAATATCAGTATGATAGCATTATTAGATATTAAAACTGGTGAGTTTGATTGGAAATGGGGAAATACCATATTATCACACCAACACAGCCCCTCTTTATTACAAAACGGAAATATATTGGTCTTTGATAATGGTTGCCATAGACAAGGGTTGCCGTTTTCCAAAATTATTGAGATTAATCCGAATACTAATGAAATTGAATGGGAATATACTGGAGACCCATTCATTAGTTTTTTTAGTTCCAATATTAGTAGTTGCGAGCGGCTTGCAAATGGTAACACCTTAATTACAGAAGGTGCGCCCGGAAGAATATTTGAAATCACTTATGACAAAGAAATAGTATGGGAATATATAAATCCTTTTGAGGTAAATGGAGAGGCTCCTATACCTAAAAATGCTATTTTTCGATCCCACAGGTATGACAAAAATCATCCAGCAATCAAAAAAATCTTAGGATAAATATGTTTAGAAAATCAAAATATCTCTTAATAGCTATTCCACCTTTATTACTGTATTATGGGGCAAAATATTTATTAAATGGAGACTTGATTGGTATAATTTTCGATTTTATAGGGTAGGGTAGTATGAGTAAGAAAATAGAATACTTTTGTACTGGGTGTGGTAAATACTTCGATGAAATATCAGATTCTTTTGTATGTCCTTCTTGTGGATCTACAGTAAGGGTTTCATTCAAACAACTCCATAATCCAGCTCCAAAAGATATTGTTTTTGAAGATTTTCTCAACATTACAAACCCTTTAGAAAATCCATCTACTCAAATATCTATGGGAGAAGGGAATACTCCATTTATTGAACTACCGTTTATTAGTGAACATCTCCAAATAAGACGTTTAACTGCGAAATTAGAATACCAAAATCCTACCGGATCATTTAAGGATAGAGGATCTTCAATGCTAGTTTCATATTTGAAAGAAAAGGGTCATACGAGCATTATTGAAGATTCCTCAGGTAATGCAGGAGCTTCTATTGCTGCGTATGCAGCAAAAGCAGGGATACATTCAATTGTTTTTGTCCCGTCTACTACTTCAAGAATCAAAACAAGACAATTAGAGTTATATGGAGCTGAAGTCAGACTTACTGACGGTCCTCGTGATAATTCAGCAATTGCTGCAGTAGAAGAATCTAAAAAAGGAAACTCCTTTTATGCATCCCATAATTTAAACCCTTTCTTTATGGAAGGTACCAAAAGTTTCGCTCATGAAATCTATAAATACTTTAATAATGAATTACCAGATCAATTATTACTTCCGGTAGGGAATGGGTCGTTTTTTATTGGTATATGGAAAGGGTTTGAAGAACTTGCGTGGGCATACCCAAATACATTTAAAAAGCCACTTCTAAATTCTGTACAATCAACAACAATTCAACCGATAACTTCTTCGATAAATAATTCATCATGGATACCTGATACCTCTAAAGCTACAGTGGCTAGTGGTATAGCAGTATTTAATCCTCCCAGAAAACATGAGATTGAACAAATAACCTCAGTAAATCAAGGACAATCTGTCGCTATAGAAGATAGTGAAATGGAAAGATGGCAACAAATCTTGGGTTCAAAAGAAGGAATATATTGTGAAGTAACTTCTGCTTCACCATTTGCAGCTCTAGAGTATCTAGTCAAAAATAATATGGTAGATAGAGATCAACATTTCTTAATTCCAATTACTGGATCAGGATTAAAAGATCCTATTAATTAGATCTGCTAATTAGTCCTTTCAGCATAATCTATATATTTCGTATCACCAACAGAAGATATTACGAGTTTTTGGCTATATCCTGTTTGTGAATTTTCACTAACATGTTCTGTAGTAGAAACCTTTACTTCATCAGGATTGATATCATTAATCAATGCTTCTTTAATTGGCCTGCCATCAAATGAAGTTTCTGTATTTATACCTAAAATATGTAAAATAGTTGGCGTTAGATCTATATTTCCTGTAGGTGTTGAGCATGTAATCCCTTTTTTAAAACTAGGGCCAAATGCACCTAAGACATTATTCATTTCATGTTTACTTATTGATCCATGTGTTCCAAGATCAACATCTCCCCCAGTACTGTAAATCATTCCAGGATAACCAGCTTTGTTTTTCTCTGAATTCCAATGAAATGACATCGCTATATCCGGACAACGAGGCCCTTCAATTCCTATCAAATCCGTTGATAATACCCCTTCAAACTCTCCAACCTTAGAAGAAGAGAATAATGGACCACACCATTCAAACTCCATTAAGGTATTAATTAATTTCTGAGTAATCTCTCTATCAGAATTTTTAACATAAAATAATGCACTACCTCCATTAGGAGCTATAAGAACTGAATCATCTTCTTCATTTTGCAATAAACCAGCTGTTATTAATTCTTTACGTACATCAATAACTTCTTGAATTGTCGAATACCCGTGATCAGAAATAACTATTATATCTGCATCCTTTGACTTATCATTATTTCGTACACGCTCGACTAGTTCTCCAAAATGTTGATCAGCAAAACGAATTGCAGCTGTTCCTATTTCATTGCCAACTCCATCAGCATGATGTGATTTATCTGGATCTGAAAACCAAATCAATCCTACTATAGGATCAATTTCTGGTATAAAATATTCAGTCATCATGTCGACACATCGTTTTAATCTTTTCTCATTTGGAACAACTTCAGGTGCCCACTCGCCAAATTTTGATATTAATGTTTTTTCTAAATCATATGGTAGGGTGAAT
This genomic interval carries:
- a CDS encoding TlpA family protein disulfide reductase is translated as MKFNFSLTHIISLILIVFFIIIVVYILAYGLSKSSGNTGAFGINETYNKIDLDNIPVTEFTVTELTGEKSKLDISSNGKSVTMVDFWNSWCQQCIQEAEELQQSYKNLSNKNIQFIGVAIWDDLGAIKSHIKEYEISYHNVIDEEGMVAIEFGVTGIPEKYFINSNGEIIMKILGPTTSEQLESVISEIILTNNSI
- a CDS encoding 4-coumarate--CoA ligase family protein; this translates as MGIYRDSLQPYQPEGLFNILTKTAQKMPNKVAIVDIDRSYTYSEFENYVNQFANTLLQMGVTKGDRVGILSPNCAEFEISFFGIIKSGATVTTINSGYRELEIAHQLNNAEATIVIVHEELTELLESARSEIPSIKTIIPITKNRSTENSFWDLISKNSNEAPNISIDPYNDLAALPYSSGTTGLTKGVMLTHANLHSNVRQLIERPKEGSAVDEKDVVLVHLPLFHIYGMNVLMSGTIAVGGTQVLMGRFDMDLFLDIIDKHKVTFLYTVPPIAVALSQYPSVKNFNISSLRAGFIGAAPLSGELQSRLSELLQFPIAQGYGLTESSPITNVDFIESDLIRPGSIGPAVSDTEEKVVDVDDENIEMPSGEVGELLIRGPQIMQGYYNNPTATAETITSDGWLKTGDIVKMDKDGYVWILDRKKELIKYKGFQVPPAELEGILLEHDAVSDVAVIGKLDMEAGEIPKAFVVTKQGHEVSEDVLMEFVAQKVATFKRIREIEFIDTIPKNPSGKLLRRVLKDQERSNS
- a CDS encoding aryl sulfotransferase, translating into MGWSMHHKTGLIYEDKSKYFDGYTLITGTGGGLSSDSLAVLIDMEGNVIHSWHSQRGIRYGHLLDNGNMLCRLRHPEYLAGHIRPMGGSGRGIIEIDPKSNVVWEYYNDYYHHDHYRLEDGTTAVLTWEEVSDEVRSKIKGGITPDDYPDQLFGDCIEIIDKSGNVLYKWNSWEHLDFNEDVICPLETRREWTHGNAIGYGGEGKFLVSYRNISMIALLDIKTGEFDWKWGNTILSHQHSPSLLQNGNILVFDNGCHRQGLPFSKIIEINPNTNEIEWEYTGDPFISFFSSNISSCERLANGNTLITEGAPGRIFEITYDKEIVWEYINPFEVNGEAPIPKNAIFRSHRYDKNHPAIKKILG
- a CDS encoding pyridoxal-phosphate dependent enzyme, whose amino-acid sequence is MSKKIEYFCTGCGKYFDEISDSFVCPSCGSTVRVSFKQLHNPAPKDIVFEDFLNITNPLENPSTQISMGEGNTPFIELPFISEHLQIRRLTAKLEYQNPTGSFKDRGSSMLVSYLKEKGHTSIIEDSSGNAGASIAAYAAKAGIHSIVFVPSTTSRIKTRQLELYGAEVRLTDGPRDNSAIAAVEESKKGNSFYASHNLNPFFMEGTKSFAHEIYKYFNNELPDQLLLPVGNGSFFIGIWKGFEELAWAYPNTFKKPLLNSVQSTTIQPITSSINNSSWIPDTSKATVASGIAVFNPPRKHEIEQITSVNQGQSVAIEDSEMERWQQILGSKEGIYCEVTSASPFAALEYLVKNNMVDRDQHFLIPITGSGLKDPIN
- a CDS encoding alkaline phosphatase family protein, whose protein sequence is MITMKVLVVSFDGLQPSQINKDLMPNLYGYLHDGVTFSNHHAVYPSVTRINSTSMFTGRTPGSHGIAANMVVMRDYDPNSVFSVLQPVLEQIRAKLGDVLYVKNIGDILSEAGEKFIAVGAGTTGNSFLQNPNAHKNGGAVVNPEFTLPYDLEKTLISKFGEWAPEVVPNEKRLKRCVDMMTEYFIPEIDPIVGLIWFSDPDKSHHADGVGNEIGTAAIRFADQHFGELVERVRNNDKSKDADIIVISDHGYSTIQEVIDVRKELITAGLLQNEEDDSVLIAPNGGSALFYVKNSDREITQKLINTLMEFEWCGPLFSSSKVGEFEGVLSTDLIGIEGPRCPDIAMSFHWNSEKNKAGYPGMIYSTGGDVDLGTHGSISKHEMNNVLGAFGPSFKKGITCSTPTGNIDLTPTILHILGINTETSFDGRPIKEALINDINPDEVKVSTTEHVSENSQTGYSQKLVISSVGDTKYIDYAERTN